TGCGCGCGGCGCTTGTCCCGCCGGGCCTTGGAGTGGCGTCGCTTGGGATTCGGCATCGTCTCACCCGCGACGGGGACCTTCCGGTCCTACCGTCTCTTGAACTGGAGCAGGGGGGCGAGCCGCGGATCCACGTCCTCGACCACGCACCCGCACGCCCCGGCATTCCGGTTCGCCCCGCAACGAGGGCACAGCCCCTTGCAGTCGATCGAGCAGATCGGCTTCAAGGGGAGATTCAGGTACAACTGCTCGGTCGCGAACGCCTCCAACTCAGCCCTGCCGCCGACGACCGGCTGCAAGGAATCGTCCTCGTCGTCGTCGACCGCGAGCTCGGCCTCCTCGGTCTCCACCGGGACGAGCACGAGCTCGAAGTCCGTCGCGATCACCTGCCGCACCGCCTCGAGGCAACGGCTGCAGGGCATCTCGAGCGTCGCCTCGAGGTGCGCCCGAAAACGCACGCCCCTCGAGCCGGGATGGGCCGTCCCCGCGAGTCGCGCGGCGATCACGTCGACGCGCTCGCCCCCGGCACCGTCCAGCGCCGGCAATTCGAGGGTATGGTCGAAAGACACACCCTCCGGACCCATCTCCTTCAGTTCCAGGTACATGGCTGTTCCGAAAGAAGCCCGGATTGTAGCACCCGACCTCGGGGTGTCAAGAAACGTCGGGGGGCGCGCCTCAGCCGAGGGACTTGAGCTCGTCGAGCGCGGCGGGGTGGTCGGGCACGACGGTGAGCGCCTCCTCGAACTGGCGCTTCGCCCGGAGCTTCAGCCCGCGGCGCTTGTAGAACCGCCCGAGCCCCACGCGATATTCGGCATTCCAGGGATCGAGCTCGGCCGCCTTCAGGAAGCTCTGCTCGGCCATGCGCTGCCAGCGGGCCTCGGGATTCTTCGCCTGGCATTCGCCCAGGAGGAAGTAATAGCGGGCATCCTCCGGCGCGTAGGAGATCGCCAGCTTCGCGTACTGGATCGCGTTGTAGTAGTCCCCGTCGCGCACGAACTTCCGTGCCTTGAGGTAGTACTGATCCGCGACTTTGGTGTTCTCCTCCATCGCGAGCTTCGAGCGCGTCTTGTCGAGCTCGACGCGCACGAGGAGGTCGTCCTTGGTGGCGGGCTCCCTGGTTGCGGCGGAGGCGTCTTCCGCTCTGGGGACGTCGCTCCCCCGGACCTGGGTCAACGTGAGGTACGCCTCGATGAGGCGTCCCTCGATCAGCGCCACTTCCGAGCGGAGTCGCTCGCGCACGCGCGGGATGAGCCGCTCGCGGCTGAAACGCTCCTTCGCCTCCTCGTAGGCGCGCTCCACCACTTCCCGCGGGGGGTTCTGCGAGAGGCCGAGGATCTCGTGCGGGTTCTTCGAGCGCAGCCCCTCGACCGCCTCCAGGATCATCTGCTCCTGGGCCCGCTCGAGCGCGATCGTGTCGGCGTGGTCGCGGAGGATCGTCGTGACCCGGAACGGGCCCTCGCCCACCGCCGGCTCGAAGACGAAGACGCCGAGAACCAGCAGGCCGTAGAGGAACCTGCAGGCCACGTCTTCCTCGCTCGGCGGGAGCAGGGCGACGACGTCGCGCACCGAGGTCGTCCCGTCGACGCGGGACAGGATGTATCCGTGCGCTGGCGAGAGGGCGAGCCGCTCGAGCGGGACCGGCGTGGGCGTCCGCACCCGCAGCCGATTGTCGAGAGCCTTGAGGGCGTCCCGGATCGGGTCGAAGCCGACCATCGAGCCCGTCCCCCGCAGGATGACCTCGAAGGTGAGCAGGATGTCGCTGTCGAAGATCTCCTGGAGCAGCCATCCGTCGCTGAATCGGGTCGTCCCGCCTTCCCACTGGAAGACCGACTGGACGACGCGCTCGACGATGTAGCGGACCGTGTGGGACAGGGCTTCCTTGCCGATCAGACCGCGGTTGACCAGGGCTTGAGCAAGGTCCTTGGGGTCGCTGATGTTCCGCTTGGCCTCGGCGAGCGCCCCCGGCGAGATCTTGCCTTCGTGCACCAGCCGCCGGCCGAGGTCCTCGTCCTCCAACGCCGATTCCGCGTAGAGGATCATCCCTCGATCGAAGAAGATCCGCTTCTCGACCCCGCCGCGTTCGAGGTGCAGGACTCCCGAACGCTCGCCGAGGTAGAGATCGCGAAAGATCTCTGCGAGCGTCTGGCTGGTGAAGTTCTCGTTCATGTAACCTTTAGAAGCTCAAGCCACATTTCGCCGCGGCAGCACACCGCCTCGCACTTATCTTGCGACGCGGCACAATATAAGGGAGCCAACCGGAAAGGAAAGCCTTTGCCGAAATCCATCATCCTCGCCGCGGCCCTCGTGTTTGCGGGCCCGGCCGCCGCGGCGTCCCCCGACCCGGTCCTCTCCGAGGTCGCGGCGCTGCTGCGGGACGGACGATTCGACGCCGCCGACCGGACGCTGCGCGAGCGTCCGGGCTCGGGAACTCCGGCCCGAGCCTTCTTCACGGCGTTCGTCACCTACTGGCGTCTCGTGTACGACGAGGAGAACCCCGCCCTCCACACCGAGTTCGAGGAGCGCCTCCATGCGGCGATCAAGCCGGCGGAGGCGCGGCTGGGATCCGATCCGACCGATCCGGACGCCCTGCTCTGGGCTGGGACCTCCCGCCTGCTCCTCGCCCAGTTTCGAGCCCAGCAGGACCAGCCGTTCGCGGCCGCCCGCGAGGCCAAGCGCGCACGGAAGCTCCTGGAGGCCGCCCGCGCCGCCGGGCGCGACCTGAACGCCGAGCCCCTCTTCGGCCTGGGTGCGTACAACTACGCCGCCGACCGTCTTCCCGCGATCGTGAAGGGGCTGCGGGCCCTTCTCGCTCTCCCGGGAGGAAATCGGGAGGAAGGCCTGGCTCAGCTCTCGCGGGCCGCGGCGGAGAGCCGGTACTTCTCGCTGGAGTCGCGGATCGTGCTCGCCACGCTCTACTCCAGGAAACACGAGCGGCGCTACGACCTCGCCCTCGAGGAGACGTCGAAGGCGCTCGCGTCGTTCCCCGACTCGATCGTGGCGCACCACGGTGCCGCCCGCCTCAACCTGTCGCTCGCCCGCCTCGACGTCGCCGCCGCCCATTGCGAGCGGGCGCTGGCCCGAGCGCGGAGCCTCGGCGACGTGGATCCGGCCGTCCTCGGCACCGTGGAGTCGATCCTCGCCCGCGCCGATCTCGCCGCCTTCCGGGTCGAGGCGGCCCGCGAGCGCGCGGCCGCGCTCGTGGC
The sequence above is a segment of the Candidatus Polarisedimenticolaceae bacterium genome. Coding sequences within it:
- a CDS encoding DUF177 domain-containing protein, which translates into the protein MYLELKEMGPEGVSFDHTLELPALDGAGGERVDVIAARLAGTAHPGSRGVRFRAHLEATLEMPCSRCLEAVRQVIATDFELVLVPVETEEAELAVDDDEDDSLQPVVGGRAELEAFATEQLYLNLPLKPICSIDCKGLCPRCGANRNAGACGCVVEDVDPRLAPLLQFKRR
- a CDS encoding DUF4388 domain-containing protein gives rise to the protein MNENFTSQTLAEIFRDLYLGERSGVLHLERGGVEKRIFFDRGMILYAESALEDEDLGRRLVHEGKISPGALAEAKRNISDPKDLAQALVNRGLIGKEALSHTVRYIVERVVQSVFQWEGGTTRFSDGWLLQEIFDSDILLTFEVILRGTGSMVGFDPIRDALKALDNRLRVRTPTPVPLERLALSPAHGYILSRVDGTTSVRDVVALLPPSEEDVACRFLYGLLVLGVFVFEPAVGEGPFRVTTILRDHADTIALERAQEQMILEAVEGLRSKNPHEILGLSQNPPREVVERAYEEAKERFSRERLIPRVRERLRSEVALIEGRLIEAYLTLTQVRGSDVPRAEDASAATREPATKDDLLVRVELDKTRSKLAMEENTKVADQYYLKARKFVRDGDYYNAIQYAKLAISYAPEDARYYFLLGECQAKNPEARWQRMAEQSFLKAAELDPWNAEYRVGLGRFYKRRGLKLRAKRQFEEALTVVPDHPAALDELKSLG